The Equus caballus isolate H_3958 breed thoroughbred chromosome 19, TB-T2T, whole genome shotgun sequence DNA window AATTCCCCAGCGCTTGCCCAGCACTCACGCCTGCATGCTGGTGTTTTGGTCCCATGTGCCCTTGTCTGATCTCTCCCACCAGATGGTGAGTGCCCGAAGAGCCTGCTATCCATCTGAGTCATTTCTCCCGCTCCCACCCCAGCACTGCAGACAGGGCGACCAGGAGGGAGGCTGTGTGATGGTTCGGTCCAGGGAGACCAGAAGCTTCCCGAGGCCAGGATGGGAGAGGAGGAATAGAGGGATATTCAGAAGCCTTCATTGACTGGCTAGCCATTAAGGGGGAAGAGAGATTGGAGAACACTACCAAACTCCTGGGCTTGACAATTTGCTGGGTGGGAATCCCGGAGGAGTTGGGGACAGAGTTTGGTTGAGACATGTTTGTGGCTGTGACAATAGAACACAGAGCTGCTGAGCAGGCAGATATCTCTGCAGGGAGCCAAGACGACCTGAGCCAAGATGGAAATTTGGAGCTCATCAGGGTAGAGGTGGCAACTGACTCCAGGGGCACGCATGGGATTACCCAGGGAGGACAAGTGACAGCAAACCCCCAGGAGCCCAGCATGGAAGAGGTGGCTGGGGAAGATAGAAAGAGCGGCCAAGGTTGGGTCAGAGAGTGGTGTTCTGAAAACCAAGGCAGAACCGTTTGAGTGAGTGAGCGGCCCACAGAGTCAGCTGCTGTGAGAAGCTAAGAGCTGAAGCGTGTCCGTCCAGCCCACCCAGCCCActgtcctcccctcctctctcctcagtgctttcccttctcctcatGGAGCAGCCATCTTGTCTGCTGAACAGGCAGAGCCACAGCTCCCACTCTGGGGTTTAGTGTAATGACAGCCAGACAGCTGGCGGTTCGCTTCCCAAGGCACCATCTCATCTTGATGTCTCCTGGACACAGCCCTGGAGGGGGACGCTAATGACATGAGTTCCCCACACACCAAAGTCAAACCCCTGCCCCTAATCCGTCTGGTCACCTCTACTTCTattgtctcctttttttctctatagcaactaaaaatggatttctagggagagaaataaaaacagacgTTTGGCTTTTGGACTGGATGTCACGAGAGGGTAGCCTCCATTTTGTAGAATTGGAAGAGCGGTGGGATGGAAGCTCAGGGTTGGAACTTCAGGGTGGGGATGAGGGAGGTGGTTattaaataacagaaaaacacCAGGGGAGAGACGTTATTTTATTCTCCAGAACATGAGCCAGTTTAACGGGTGCTTTGCAAAGCTCGGGGAAGGCCTTGTCAGGCCTCAGACTTTGAGACGGAGTAatgaaggaaggggaggaggaggggactcTGGTGGTGGAGTGGccgcctccacctcctccaccttGAAGACAGAACTAGGTCCCAAGCATCTAAAGAAAAACCAAAGCTTCGGCTGCCCCTCCGCCCCACCTCCCTCCGGGTCAGGCCCGGAGGCCATCTGCCCTGGCTCACGGCTCTGTCTGGCCTGCATCTAGGGCTCCCCTGCCCAAGCCTCGATAGACACAGTGAGCCTCACAGAGCCGCAGCGCGACTTCAAGTCCCACTCCTGACTGGCATTGTACATCAGTCCCGGGGAGCCCGAGCGCTGCCTAGGAGACAGCTGGATGTTCAACCAGCGACACTGGACCTCATCACAAGCGAGCACCACAGTGCCCTCGGGGTTGCTGTAGGTACACCGGCTCCGGGCTGCCCTTTCCTCCACAGCCAGGTCCCAGCTGCCCCCTGGCTCCCTGTCCTCCAGGTTTGGGGCCTGGAAGCCCAAGTGGTCCCAGGTGACAGGGCACACCAGCAGCTCCTCCTTCAAGGCGGGCACCACCTGGCCCTTCAGGTAGGCAGGGCCCGCACAGTAGGTCTGGATGTTGAAGAGCAGGTCGCTGTACTGCTGCAGCCAGCTGAAAAGGTAGGCCAGGTGGCAGTCACACTGCCAGGGGTTACCGTGCAGGGCAACATTGAACAGGTTGTAGTTGGTGTCGAAGATGCCCTCCGGGAGCATGGTCAGGAGGTTCCTGGAGAGACTGAGCAGCTCAAGCTTGGACAGGTTCTGGAACAGGGCTGGGTGCAAGGCCGTCAGGTTGTTGCTGCCCAGGTAGAGCTTGATCAGCTCCCCCAGGTCCCTGAAAACGCCGGCCGGGAGATGGGTGATGGCGTTGTGCGAGAGCGTAAGGGAACTGAGGCTGGACAGGTTGGCAAAGGCTCCCTCGGCGACAGTCTCCAGCTGGTTGTAGGACAGGGACAGGCCGACCAGGCCTGGGGTATGGGCAAAGAGGCCGGCGGGCAGCATCCGCAGCGCGTTCCCCTGCAAGTTTAGGAAGGTCAGGTTGCCCAGGGAGGAGAAGATGGAGAGGGGCAGGTGCCCGATGGTATTCTGCTGCAGCCACAGCTTCTCCAGGCGGAAGAGCTGTGAGAACACTTCGGAGGGCAGCTCTTTGATGGAGTTGCCATCCAGGAAGAGCTCCCGTAGGCTGCCCAGTTTGCCAAACACACCCTGGGGCAGGCTGGAGAGCGCGTTGTCACTCAGCCTCAGGGTCTGCAGGCTGCTCAGGGGGTTGAACAGCTTCTCGGGCAGCTGGACCAGGAGGTTCTGAGCGAGGTTGAGGGTCTTCAGATGTttcagaggctggaagagcctCCCAGGCAGGGTCTGGAGCCGGTTGCCCTGCAGCTGAAGGGACTCCAGGGCATCCATGTGGCAGAAGAAGCTCTCAGGCAGAGCCTCCAGCGTGTTGAAGTTGAGGGTGAACTTGCTCAGTGAGGTCAGGTTGGAGAAGATGTCGGTGCTGAGGTTGGAAAAGCCGCTGCCCGTGATCTCCAGGTCCTCGAGCCTGGGCAGCCCCCCGAAGGCATCTGGCCCGAAGTGACGGAGCTTGGTGTTGAGGAAGACCACCTTGGTCAGGTTGGGGATGCCGCCAAAGGCCCTGGCCCCCACCGTGGTGAACGAGGTCTCCACGAAGACGATGTCTGTGGCATGTGGCGGGATGTCCTGCGGGATGGCAGCCAGCTCCTCATCGGAGCAGAACACCTCCCGGTCGAAGCAGTCACACcccacagggcagggctgggtgagCCTGGCCACCAGCAGGAGGCAGGCCCAGCACAGCCAGGCTCCAGGCAGCATCTCCTACATCCGAgtgggaagagaaaacagaagcgGCACCTTTATCAAGGGCAGCGGGCAGGGTGACCAGCAGACCGGATGGAGAGCCAGAAGACGGGGATGAGCTCCATCAGGGAGCCCACTCATTTGGGCAgcagtttctgtttttaatagCTGCATTCATACCGCCTCACAGCAGCCTCGCGAGGTCAGTGGGACCAGGGTTCTGACCTTCGACAGCGAGGATGTCACTTGGTCTGTGCACGGTCACCCTGCAGGTTAGTGGCAGGACCGAGACCCAGGTCTCTCGGACTTCCCCATGTTCTTTCCAGACTGGAGAAAGAGGTGGAAATGAGACAAAAAGGCATGGGAGAGAGCTATAAAAGGAGACCATGGGTAATGTGGAATTTTtaagataatatataaaatatgggCAGATTATTCCTGAGTTGGAAATTTTTAAACCATAACTCTTCCTGCATTTCCAAATCTCAGCACATTCCAGAGCCTAATTAGGAGGAGATCTTACCATCTGCTCTTTGCACATCCGCGGAGGGAGAAAGCAGGGACAAGACCAGCTCTTATCTTGAAATGAGGCTGCCGGCTCCTCAGTTCTGCTGCCCACACACTCTCCTGGGCCCCCCATGGAGCCCATGGAACTTCCCAACGTTGCACGGGCCGGAGTGTCCCAGATGCGGGAATACCACAGACCAGTAGGTTTTTGGGGTTtggttattgttttaaataaggAAAGGGGACCAGGTTTTTAGTTTACTAAacgttaatttaaaaaaaaaaaaatgccagcaTCCATCCACAGGCCACAAATTGGTGATGCAATTGACAAGTGTGTTTTGTTTATTGCTCAGTTGTTGTATATGAACCACTAGCCAAAACGTAAAAATTGAGAAATATCACCTTAAAAGTCCAGATTTCAGGATGAGTTCGAGGCACTGGGCTCACATTCCCACATGACAAGACTAAATGGGGATGGTCGCCCCATTAGGGGATATGCCCCCCGCCAGGCCACTTCTGCTCTCACCCATGTCATCATTTCCATGGCTTGTAGTGGTTCGAGTTCTATGAGTCTGAATCCCAGCTGCATCACGttctagctgtgtggccctgggcatgTTACTTAATCTGCCTGTGctttaatttccttatctgtaaaatggggataataatagtgcttaCCACGTgagggtcattgtgaggattcagtgagtaAGCGTAAATAACACTGTGTTGGATGAGTGTCTGACAGTGTGAGCAAATCACAAACTATGTTAACCATTGTTAAAGGTTGCCAGCCACCATCATTACCAAAAAGGTTATTTGAacacaaaaaaggaggaagaattttAGATAGAATACATTTggctttaccaaaaaaaaaaaaaagaagaagaaaaagaaagaaggagggagagagagaagaacagagagagagagaaagaaaggtagaaagaaaaaaggaaggaaagaagcaaaaagaaagccAGCCCTGACGCACtcgtggttaaagttcggcgctcTCACTCATTCACAGCCTGGGTTCGTTCccgggcgtggaaccacaccacccatctgtcagcgGCCACGTGGCTgacagagaagaaccagaaggacttaaaatagaatatacaaccatgcaccccaggctttgtggaggaaacaaaaaaaaaaaaaagaggaagattggccatagatgttagGGTGAATCTTttcctgcaaaaaagaaaaaagaaagaaagcaggaaagaaataaaa harbors:
- the CPN2 gene encoding carboxypeptidase N subunit 2 isoform X2, producing the protein MLPGAWLCWACLLLVARLTQPCPVGCDCFDREVFCSDEELAAIPQDIPPHATDIVFVETSFTTVGARAFGGIPNLTKVVFLNTKLRHFGPDAFGGLPRLEDLEITGSGFSNLSTDIFSNLTSLSKFTLNFNTLEALPESFFCHMDALESLQLQGNRLQTLPGRLFQPLKHLKTLNLAQNLLVQLPEKLFNPLSSLQTLRLSDNALSSLPQGVFGKLGSLRELFLDGNSIKELPSEVFSQLFRLEKLWLQQNTIGHLPLSIFSSLGNLTFLNLQGNALRMLPAGLFAHTPGLVGLSLSYNQLETVAEGAFANLSSLSSLTLSHNAITHLPAGVFRDLGELIKLYLGSNNLTALHPALFQNLSKLELLSLSRNLLTMLPEGIFDTNYNLFNVALHGNPWQCDCHLAYLFSWLQQYSDLLFNIQTYCAGPAYLKGQVVPALKEELLVCPVTWDHLGFQAPNLEDREPGGSWDLAVEERAARSRCTYSNPEGTVVLACDEVQCRWLNIQLSPRQRSGSPGLMYNASQEWDLKSRCGSVRLTVSIEAWAGEP
- the CPN2 gene encoding carboxypeptidase N subunit 2 isoform X1; the protein is MGSMGGPGECVGSRTEEPAASFQDKSWSCPCFLPPRMCKEQMEMLPGAWLCWACLLLVARLTQPCPVGCDCFDREVFCSDEELAAIPQDIPPHATDIVFVETSFTTVGARAFGGIPNLTKVVFLNTKLRHFGPDAFGGLPRLEDLEITGSGFSNLSTDIFSNLTSLSKFTLNFNTLEALPESFFCHMDALESLQLQGNRLQTLPGRLFQPLKHLKTLNLAQNLLVQLPEKLFNPLSSLQTLRLSDNALSSLPQGVFGKLGSLRELFLDGNSIKELPSEVFSQLFRLEKLWLQQNTIGHLPLSIFSSLGNLTFLNLQGNALRMLPAGLFAHTPGLVGLSLSYNQLETVAEGAFANLSSLSSLTLSHNAITHLPAGVFRDLGELIKLYLGSNNLTALHPALFQNLSKLELLSLSRNLLTMLPEGIFDTNYNLFNVALHGNPWQCDCHLAYLFSWLQQYSDLLFNIQTYCAGPAYLKGQVVPALKEELLVCPVTWDHLGFQAPNLEDREPGGSWDLAVEERAARSRCTYSNPEGTVVLACDEVQCRWLNIQLSPRQRSGSPGLMYNASQEWDLKSRCGSVRLTVSIEAWAGEP